Proteins from a single region of Mumia flava:
- a CDS encoding RluA family pseudouridine synthase — MTGPDLSGAEHRVYFVPDGLAGQRLDAALARLLGLSRTRVAELVAAGHVQVDHHAAGKSDRVEPGAFLEVTIPRERDHTAVVPEVVEGVRIVHDDEEIVVVDKPAGVAAHPSVGWTGPTVVGHLAGAGFRISTSGAPERQGIVQRLDVGTSGLMVVAKSEHAYTVLKQAFRDRTVDKTYHALVQGHPDPLEGTIDAPIGRHPKHDWKFAVMADGRASLTHYETLEAHRFASLLTIKLETGRTHQIRVHMAALKHPCVGDPLYGSDPTLARRVRLDRQWLHAVRLGLEHPRTRDWMEFSSPYPQDLEHALEVIRGAD, encoded by the coding sequence ATGACCGGCCCCGATCTCTCGGGCGCCGAGCACCGCGTGTACTTCGTGCCCGACGGGCTCGCCGGGCAGCGGCTGGACGCCGCGCTCGCTCGTCTGCTGGGGCTGTCTCGCACCCGGGTGGCCGAGCTCGTCGCTGCCGGCCACGTCCAGGTGGACCATCACGCCGCCGGCAAGTCCGATCGCGTCGAGCCCGGGGCGTTCCTCGAGGTCACCATCCCGCGGGAGCGCGACCACACCGCGGTGGTCCCCGAGGTCGTCGAGGGTGTGCGGATCGTGCACGACGACGAGGAGATCGTGGTCGTCGACAAGCCGGCGGGCGTCGCCGCCCACCCGAGCGTGGGCTGGACGGGCCCGACCGTCGTCGGCCATCTCGCCGGCGCGGGGTTCCGGATCAGCACGTCCGGTGCCCCCGAGCGGCAGGGCATCGTGCAACGGCTCGACGTCGGGACGAGCGGCCTGATGGTCGTGGCGAAGTCAGAGCACGCCTACACCGTGCTCAAGCAGGCGTTCCGCGACCGCACGGTCGACAAGACGTACCACGCGCTCGTCCAGGGCCACCCGGACCCGCTCGAGGGCACGATCGACGCCCCGATCGGCCGGCATCCCAAGCACGACTGGAAGTTCGCGGTGATGGCCGACGGCCGTGCCAGCCTGACGCACTACGAGACGCTCGAGGCGCACCGCTTCGCCAGCCTGCTGACGATCAAGCTGGAGACCGGTCGGACGCACCAGATCCGTGTCCACATGGCTGCGCTCAAGCATCCGTGCGTCGGTGACCCGCTGTACGGCTCGGACCCGACGCTCGCGCGTCGTGTGCGGCTGGACCGGCAGTGGCTCCACGCCGTACGGCTGGGTCTCGAGCATCCGCGGACGCGCGACTGGATGGAGTTCTCCAGCCCGTACCCGCAGGATCTCGAGCACGCGCTCGAGGTCATCCGCGGCGCCGACTGA
- a CDS encoding IclR family transcriptional regulator: MGNEPSGRGVSTSVVHAFEILDQVAAAGSEGITLAALSGGASKARSTTHRYVTTLLQLGVLCRDDGGRLHLGARLLALATELLDGDILRSVAKPILATLGAETGETVHLGVPTGGQITYIDKVESSHSVRLVSGIGHQIALYCTSMGKAVLSRLPPEDLDAVLASPRPAVTAHTLTGRDELLAELARIRASGVSMDAEENELGVCCVGAAVVDRRSRPVAAISVSGPAARMTASRRAEIAPLVRDAARAIEEALGYRGRVPAPVPGAPTEASR, encoded by the coding sequence ATGGGGAACGAACCGAGCGGCCGCGGCGTCTCCACCAGCGTCGTGCACGCGTTCGAGATCCTCGACCAGGTCGCCGCGGCCGGGTCCGAGGGCATCACGCTCGCCGCGCTCTCCGGTGGAGCCAGCAAGGCGAGAAGCACGACCCACCGCTACGTGACGACGCTGCTGCAGCTGGGTGTCCTCTGCCGCGACGACGGTGGCCGTCTGCACCTCGGGGCCCGTCTGCTCGCCCTCGCGACCGAGCTGCTCGACGGCGACATCCTCCGGTCGGTCGCCAAGCCCATCCTGGCGACCCTGGGAGCGGAGACCGGTGAGACCGTGCACCTCGGCGTGCCGACCGGCGGACAGATCACCTACATCGACAAGGTCGAGAGCTCGCACTCCGTCCGCCTCGTCTCAGGCATCGGGCACCAGATCGCCCTGTACTGCACGTCGATGGGCAAGGCCGTGCTGTCCCGGCTACCGCCGGAGGATCTCGACGCCGTCCTGGCCTCGCCCCGCCCTGCCGTCACCGCGCACACCCTGACGGGACGAGACGAGCTGCTCGCCGAGCTGGCGCGCATCCGGGCGTCGGGCGTGTCGATGGATGCGGAGGAGAACGAGCTCGGGGTCTGCTGTGTGGGAGCGGCCGTCGTCGACAGGCGCTCGCGCCCGGTCGCCGCGATCAGCGTCTCGGGTCCGGCGGCGCGCATGACGGCGTCGCGGCGGGCCGAGATCGCACCGCTGGTCCGTGACGCTGCCCGGGCCATCGAGGAGGCCCTGGGCTACCGCGGTCGGGTTCCCGCACCGGTTCCGGGGGCGCCGACCGAGGCGTCTCGATGA
- the lspA gene encoding signal peptidase II, translated as MQATRGTSLTPSNDDPTTPSRRRRLGLFVAVAVIGYLTDVITKIIAVARLEGADSVVVIPHVLHLTFVRNPGAAFGMATGFTIVLTLIAATVCVVVIRMAPRLRDPGWAVGLGLLLAGALGNLTDRIFRDPAPLRGHVVDFLQFPDWPPSWPVFNIADVMINLAAVIIVIQTVRGVGLDGTRAGRHEAEPSSDPDPSGARGEVDEPDEPDQR; from the coding sequence ATGCAAGCAACGCGAGGAACGTCGCTGACCCCGTCGAACGACGACCCCACCACGCCGAGCCGCCGACGGCGGCTCGGCCTCTTCGTGGCGGTCGCGGTGATCGGGTACCTCACCGACGTCATCACCAAGATCATCGCGGTCGCCCGGCTCGAGGGCGCCGACTCCGTCGTCGTGATCCCCCACGTCCTGCACCTCACGTTCGTCCGCAATCCCGGGGCGGCGTTCGGGATGGCCACGGGTTTCACGATCGTGCTCACGCTCATCGCCGCCACGGTCTGCGTCGTCGTCATCCGGATGGCGCCGCGCCTGCGGGACCCGGGCTGGGCGGTCGGGCTCGGTCTGCTGCTCGCCGGGGCGCTGGGCAACCTGACCGACCGGATCTTCCGGGACCCGGCGCCGTTGCGGGGCCACGTCGTGGACTTCCTCCAGTTCCCGGACTGGCCGCCGAGCTGGCCGGTGTTCAACATCGCCGACGTGATGATCAACCTGGCGGCCGTCATCATCGTGATCCAGACCGTCCGCGGTGTCGGGCTGGACGGTACGCGAGCCGGACGGCACGAGGCGGAGCCGTCGTCGGACCCCGACCCGTCGGGTGCTCGCGGGGAGGTCGACGAGCCCGACGAGCCCGACCAGCGATGA